A stretch of Kyrpidia spormannii DNA encodes these proteins:
- the ybeY gene encoding rRNA maturation RNase YbeY — translation MNRVAVWVEQERDAQGVPDVERLIAAVLEEAASREGVEAAEVSVVLVDDERIHELNRDYRGVDRPTDVLSFAMREGEGEPVQTEEGRELLGDIVISVETAERQANQYGHSLRRELAFLAVHGFLHLLGYDHQSPEQERVMFGKQEEVLSALGIMRGNPGGQP, via the coding sequence GTGAACCGAGTTGCGGTGTGGGTGGAACAGGAAAGGGACGCGCAAGGTGTACCCGATGTGGAACGGTTGATCGCTGCCGTGTTGGAGGAAGCCGCGTCCCGCGAGGGGGTGGAAGCGGCGGAAGTCTCGGTGGTACTGGTGGACGACGAGCGCATTCACGAGCTGAACCGCGACTACCGCGGGGTGGATCGACCGACGGATGTCCTGTCCTTTGCGATGCGGGAAGGCGAGGGGGAGCCGGTACAAACCGAAGAGGGCCGGGAGCTTCTCGGGGATATTGTGATCAGTGTGGAGACGGCCGAGCGCCAGGCGAATCAATACGGGCACAGCCTCCGACGGGAATTGGCGTTTCTAGCGGTTCATGGATTTTTGCACCTGCTCGGGTATGATCACCAGTCCCCGGAACAGGAACGGGTGATGTTTGGCAAGCAAGAAGAGGTGTTGAGTGCCCTCGGTATCATGAGGGGGAACCCCGGTGGGCAGCCGTAG
- a CDS encoding diacylglycerol kinase codes for MGSRRRLADSFRCAADGVVHALRTQRNMRVHFALAVAALVAALLFQLSTVELALVFVSISFVIAAELFNTAVEAVVDLVSPQYHPLARIAKDTAAAAVLLAAINALVVGYFVFLGKIDPWMLRGLQELRRDPVYVTFIALGLTMAVGFIGKSRHRVYNYFQGGMPSIHAAVAFCLATAIGYITWNGMATLLAFVLAGLVAQSRVEGGIHTLGEVVAGAVLGVAVAAVLFSLIQG; via the coding sequence GTGGGCAGCCGTAGGCGCTTGGCGGACAGTTTTCGCTGTGCTGCCGACGGGGTGGTTCATGCCCTGCGAACCCAGAGGAATATGCGGGTTCATTTCGCCCTGGCGGTCGCCGCCCTGGTGGCGGCTCTTTTGTTTCAGCTGTCAACGGTGGAGTTGGCTCTGGTCTTTGTTTCGATTTCCTTTGTGATCGCGGCCGAGTTGTTTAATACAGCTGTCGAAGCGGTGGTCGATTTGGTATCCCCCCAGTATCACCCCCTGGCGCGCATCGCCAAGGACACGGCGGCGGCGGCCGTGCTCCTGGCGGCCATCAATGCGCTGGTGGTGGGGTACTTTGTGTTCCTCGGGAAGATCGACCCGTGGATGCTGCGGGGACTTCAGGAGTTGCGCCGGGATCCTGTGTACGTGACCTTCATTGCCCTGGGCTTGACGATGGCCGTGGGATTCATAGGAAAATCCCGGCACAGGGTGTACAACTATTTTCAGGGGGGCATGCCCAGTATCCACGCGGCGGTGGCCTTTTGCCTGGCGACGGCAATCGGCTATATCACCTGGAATGGGATGGCAACATTGTTGGCTTTCGTTCTGGCAGGGTTGGTGGCCCAAAGTCGGGTGGAAGGCGGGATCCACACTCTGGGGGAAGTGGTGGCCGGGGCGGTGCTGGGGGTGGCGGTGGCGGCCGTCCTGTTTTCTCTTATCCAAGGGTGA
- the era gene encoding GTPase Era has translation MDSSGFRSGFAALVGRPNVGKSTLLNRLIGTKIAIMSDKPQTTRNRIRGVLTRENGQVIFLDTPGVHRPKHRLGDYMTRLALATLQEVDLVLFVIDVTSKFGPGEQVILDHLQGVETPVFLVINKIDLVSPRELLPMIDEHRKRYPFREVVPVSAVKGTNLDRLEERIYATLPEGPPYYPADQVTDHPESFIVAELVREQVLNLTREEVPHSVAVTVEEMTPRENGLLYIRAVVVTEKESQKAILIGREGGMLKRVGQRARREIEALLGSRIYLDLWVKVKKDWRNREPILRNFGYVED, from the coding sequence GTGGACAGCTCAGGATTTCGCTCAGGGTTTGCAGCTTTAGTCGGTCGTCCCAACGTGGGCAAGTCTACGCTGCTCAATCGGCTTATCGGCACGAAGATTGCGATCATGTCGGATAAGCCGCAAACCACCCGGAACCGCATTCGCGGGGTCTTGACCCGGGAGAACGGCCAAGTGATTTTTTTGGACACGCCGGGGGTGCATCGGCCCAAACACCGTCTGGGGGATTATATGACCCGCCTGGCGTTGGCGACGCTCCAGGAGGTGGATCTCGTCCTCTTTGTCATTGACGTGACGTCGAAGTTCGGCCCAGGGGAGCAGGTGATTCTGGATCATTTGCAAGGGGTGGAAACGCCTGTATTCCTGGTGATCAACAAGATCGACCTGGTTTCGCCGAGAGAGTTGCTGCCGATGATCGACGAGCATCGAAAACGGTACCCGTTCCGGGAAGTTGTCCCGGTTTCCGCGGTGAAGGGGACGAACCTCGACCGCCTGGAGGAGCGGATTTATGCCACTTTGCCCGAAGGCCCGCCGTATTATCCGGCAGATCAGGTCACGGATCATCCCGAGTCCTTCATTGTCGCCGAGTTGGTGCGGGAGCAAGTCCTGAATCTCACCCGGGAAGAGGTCCCCCATTCTGTGGCGGTGACGGTGGAAGAAATGACCCCCCGGGAGAATGGCCTGCTTTACATTCGGGCGGTGGTGGTGACGGAGAAGGAGAGTCAAAAGGCGATCCTTATCGGCCGGGAGGGCGGGATGTTGAAGCGGGTGGGCCAGAGGGCCCGAAGAGAAATCGAGGCGCTGCTCGGCTCGCGTATCTATCTGGACCTCTGGGTGAAGGTGAAGAAAGACTGGCGAAATCGCGAGCCGATCCTGCGCAATTTTGGGTACGTAGAGGATTAA